A window of Leptolyngbya sp. FACHB-261 genomic DNA:
TTGCCAACCGGCCAGCCCAGGCGATACTCAACCGCTTCTTCAAGGCTGGTTTGGGGCAGTTTGGCTAAGGCACTGGCCTCAAAGCGGTACTCCTGCTGGTTCGCTTTAAGCCGCAGTTGGATAGGCTCGGTCCCGACAATAACGTGCGTGACATAGTAGGACCAGAATTTATCGCTGTAGACCTGCTCCAACTGCGGATATTGACGGTAGGGAAACACCAGAAAGACGGGGCCACCCTGGTTGCGTTGGATAAACTGGCCGTTGCGCTTAAGAGCAAGCGTAATCGGATAGCGCTGCAAATCATCCAGATTGACGGTGGAGCGAAAGGCATCGAAGGTCACAAAGGTCACCTCTTGTACGCCAGGTTTCACCCCCACTTGCTTGAGCAGATCTGCCACACCAATGCCCTGAAAGTCCAGCACAGCGTTTAGCTCTGTGGGATTCAAGGGCGATTGAGTCAGTACGCGACTGGTCGCCAGCGATTGTAGTTGTTGCCACGTGAGCGTGACTGGCGTTTGCCTCAACGTCTGTCCTGTAACCAACAAGCGCCAGGACTGAGTTTGGGTCTGTGGGTTATGGAGATGGGCTGCCGCCAAAGTGGCATTGCGCATCAGAGCTTCTTGCTGCCAAGTCGCTAATTGAACTTCAGTCGGCTGTTGCCTGCACCCCTGTAGACTCCCTGCCAAGGCCAAAATGCCAGCAGCAAGCAAAGGGACTCTGAGCCTAAGACAACTTGATGCAGTTAGCATGCTTGTAGCCAACACATTATGAGAATAGCCTTGTGCTCCCTCTAGGGCTCTAACCACTGATCGCCAAGTAATGCCAGGAGTCACTGTTGCCATTTCCACTGATGTTTAGCGTCAGTAATTGAGCCAGTTTCTCCGCTTTATTTCGATTATTTTGTTGGTAATCGCAAACATGAATATCAACTGAGATTTTGCCCTTCTCTGGCCAGAAGTGAAGAGCAATATGCGACTCCTCTAATAGAACGACGGCTGAAATTCCTTGAGGTTCGAAGGTGAACGCTAGTTCGCCCACTGCTTTTAGCCCAACGTTTTGAACCGAGTCTTTCAAGAAACTCAAAAACTCAGTTTCTGTCCATTCAAAGATTTCTGGTGCAGCAGTAAGGACTGCCGAGAGGTGATGGGACTTCAGACCAGAACTAGAATTAAGGCTCGGGTTAGACACCATAAACTCTGCGTCCATCTCCCGGCAAAATAGTGAGCAGAGTAGGGGAAATCCGTTCGCCCGCAGTCACCTCAACCTTGCCATCCCAGACTTCGACCGAGAGCACTTTATTGCCAGGCCCGTTGTAGTCGAAATACTGGCAGCGCTGGGCCTTGCGATTAAGGGTTTTGCTGGAGGGGGTCATCTTAGCAGAGCCTGCTTCTCTACAGGTATAAGCTTCACCGCCAAAAGTTAGTTTCTGTGGGGGTGTACTGCTAATTTCCAAATCCGAGATCGGTTCTAACCAGCAGACTTCAAGCTGGTCATCTTCTTCGACTGAGAGCCAACAAACTTGCTCACCCTCTTGCAGTAGATATTCCAGCCATTGATAGCCATTGCTGTCATAGGTGAGCCGTCCTTCGACGACCCAATCACCGCCCAAATATTGCACAAAGTCGCCTAGTTGCAGATCGAAAATGGAGCGTTCTACTGATGCAACTAGAGGAGCGCTGCTCGGTTTCAGAGCCTGACTTTGCCGCTGCTGAACCAGTAATACAATGCCCAGGCAAACCAGTAGACCAATACCCAGCCAGATTAATACCAGCACAGTAGAACCCTCTCGTTACTGATAAGCTGCCCAACGCGGGTCATCTTGATAACGCACAATTATTGGATAAGCAAGTCGATTAACCTCAACTGGACCGATTTCGATATCGCCAGGCAGTTGGAATAACTGAGCTAGCATCGGCTGACGCAAGAAACGCGTTGCCACCGGCAGTTGCAGCGTGGTTGGCGTGATTGGGGTACGGGAGGCCAGCACAAAGCCCCAAGGTCCAAAACTGGGCACATCAATTACATAAGGCTGCACGGCCAGACCTACAGCCTGGAGCGTAGCCGCAATGCAAGCAAAGGCACGGGGCGCAAAGAACGGACTCGAAGCCTGAGTTACTAACACACCACCAGCCGCCAAGCGAGGCAGCAGACGTTGATAAAAGCCCTCGGCATAAAGTTTGGCAATTGTCTCCCGGTCTGGATCCGGGAAATCGGCAATGATCACGTCGAAGCGTTCATCTAGAGCGGGAGCCGCTACAAAGGCATCCGCCTGTTGAACCTCCACCCGAGGGTCTACTAGGGCACCAGCATTGACCCGGGTTAGAAAGGGATGGCGACGGGCCAAGTTCACGACCGCCTGGTCGAGGTCAATCAGCAGCACCCGTTCGACCTCCGGCCACTTCAGCACCTCGCGTAGCGCCAAGCCGTCCCCCGCCCCCAGTAGCAAGACCCGCCGTCGGGTTGAACTGGCACTCATGGCTGGATGCACTAATGCCTCGTGATAGCGGTACTCATCCAGAGTTGAAAACTGTAAGTCGCCATCCAGAAACAACCGTACATCCGCACCCTGCCGAGTTAGAACAATGCGCTGATAGGGTGACTGAATGCGGGCAATAATCGGCGCGTTGTATTGGGTATTTTCCAGACGGTCGCCCAACGAAGTTGCCACCGGTGCAAAGGCACACAAGCCCAAGCCCAGCACCAGACCCCAGTAGCTCCAAGCGCGAACTTTGGGCTCAGACTGAGCAAAAGCTCGTCCTAAGGCAAAGACCATGAAGGCAGGCAAGGCCCCAATTACTGCGGCTGAAGGAAACAAGCCCAGAACCGGTAATAGCAACACCGGAAAGGCCAAAGACCCCAACAGTGCCCCCAGGTAATCGAGCGCTAGTACCCCGGATAGAGCATCGCGCACGCCCTCATCCTGCTCCAGTAGCCGGGTCAGGAGAGGCACCTCCAAGCCAGCCAGGGTACCCAGCAGTCCAGTCACCAACACCAAACCCAGCCACAGGGGACCACTGACCACAAACAAGGCGAACAGGCCCAAGGGCAAGAAGACAATGAGTGGGGCGATCAGCAGCTCAATTTGCACAAAGGCCAATAACAACTGCTGCTGTTGTTGGGCTGGTTCGCCTTGGTCACCAATAAAGCGGCTGAAGTAAGCGCCAATCCCCATCGCCGCTAAAAAGCCTCCCACCGCTACCCCATAAGCGAGGGCCTGATTGCCGACAAGATAGCTGGCTAGCGTCCCTAGCAGTAACTCAGCAGCCAAAGCGCAACCGGAACAGATCGCGGTGGCCGTCAGCAATAGCAGGCGTTGACTGCGGCTCAAGGGTTGGAATGAACTGACCTCAGTCAGTAGGTCTAGGGTCATTATTTGCCAGCCCCCGGTCCACCGCCACGAAAACTGCTGTAAGCCGTACGGGAGGGCAAGGGTTGCCAGGTTTGGTTGCGATAGTACCCGGATAACTCAGTGCCGTGGCGTGACCAATAGAGCGGTTGTTGTTCCTGGCGCAGATTAAGGGCTGAGGGTTGAAAGTAGCCAGCCAGGATAGTGAGCAGCGCAAGGATTAGGGCAGCAATTGCCAGAAATTGAGTGAGCATCGCTCGATCTTTCTCGCAGTAGGATCTTTCTCGAAGCAGGTAGCCGCGTGAACAGCCGGGTTAGTTGTAGAGTCTTCCCGCTTAGGTCCAGCGAACCTGACTAACCTCAACATTTCTCAGCGTGCGAGCCCCCTCACTCACCCGCAAGCAGGTGGAGTCCACAGAGGCATCGGGTGTGACCTCGACCGCAAACCGATAGGAACTGCGTGGTTCTAGCATCAGCAAGGTTTCAAACTGAGCCGTTGCCTTCTCGACGGTGCCTTTGTCATTGCGGTGAAAGCGCAACCGCACCCAGTCAGTTTGCTGATGCACCGGATCGCCATTACGATTGCTTACGACCAGCGCCACTTGCAATCGTTGAGGAGCCGTGTCATCAGCAGCAATTGCAACTACAACCTTCACCAAATTGTTAGGGCCACCTACCACTGCCCGTTCACCAATGTCGCTGAAAGGCATCGTCTTGGCAATAACGCCCTTACCTGAACCGAGGACACTCAGGTAAGCTAATGCCGCTAGACTGCCAGAGCCCAACAATCCAGCCCATAAGTAACGGCCATCAACAACGCCGTTGCGCACTGTGATCTCAAACGGCACGGGCTGGTCGAGTTCCTGTCCTGCCGTATCGCCATATTCAAGGACATCAACCACAATGCTGACAGTTTCTGATTGAGCGCTGCGTACATCCAGCCCGCCCCATAGGTCGTCTTCTTGCCAGCTACCCGACTCGCCCTCCTCCTGCCAGGTGCCTGACTCACTCCAAGCTTGCTTGAGGCCACTAGCCAGAACCTTGCCCTGAGAATCTTGTAACTGAATTTCGTAAGTTACCCACTGGTTGCTCGGCAAAACGGCCTTTACCTCAATGCGCAACGCTCCCAGAGTTGCCCTTTGAAGGACCAGAGGTTGCAGCCTAGCGGGTTCGCCCTCGCTCACCTGCACCTGCGTTGACACCAGGGTTTTGGCAAAGGAACCAGAAATTAGCAAGGCTAGAAGCACCAGCACAGTCACCACCAGCGCAATATGGGGCCACAGGTCAATAAAGCGCCCGGTGCGCTGAGTTTGGACGTCGATGCTCATGGCCCTTCTCGCAGCTAGCGACTCAGATTCCTATCAATCTAGCCAGCCTATATTAGCTGTTTAGCCTCTTGTTTTCAGACTTGACAAAGTGCCTGGTTAACGCCTAATCATGGCTTGACTACAGAAGAATTGGAAGCCAACACCATGATTTTGCCAACGTTACAAAAAGTTTCTGAGACGATCGGCTGGACCGTGATTGGCATTCTGTTGCTGTATGGTGGGGTGCGCCTGTTTGACCTCATTGACCCCATCGATTACCGTGAAGAGATCCGCAAAGGTAATCTTGCCGCTGGCATCATCATGGCTGCCCTGATCACAGGTTTAGCCGCCATTGTAATTGCGGTAATTTTGAGTTGAGACAGTTGAGTTGAGGCAGTCTCTAAGGAAGTAG
This region includes:
- a CDS encoding molybdopterin-dependent oxidoreductase; translated protein: MLAAGILALAGSLQGCRQQPTEVQLATWQQEALMRNATLAAAHLHNPQTQTQSWRLLVTGQTLRQTPVTLTWQQLQSLATSRVLTQSPLNPTELNAVLDFQGIGVADLLKQVGVKPGVQEVTFVTFDAFRSTVNLDDLQRYPITLALKRNGQFIQRNQGGPVFLVFPYRQYPQLEQVYSDKFWSYYVTHVIVGTEPIQLRLKANQQEYRFEASALAKLPQTSLEEAVEYRLGWPVGKVKLQGVRLRDLLAAAGVSLQASQHVVVRGKAAVDRDLTQPVTLSADAVNRCDLLLATHWGDDRQPIPARLGGPVTLALPHHCVSQNGVKGWMTFVEELEVPGR
- a CDS encoding S-adenosylmethionine decarboxylase family protein; amino-acid sequence: MDAEFMVSNPSLNSSSGLKSHHLSAVLTAAPEIFEWTETEFLSFLKDSVQNVGLKAVGELAFTFEPQGISAVVLLEESHIALHFWPEKGKISVDIHVCDYQQNNRNKAEKLAQLLTLNISGNGNSDSWHYLAISG
- a CDS encoding DUF4178 domain-containing protein, with product MLVLIWLGIGLLVCLGIVLLVQQRQSQALKPSSAPLVASVERSIFDLQLGDFVQYLGGDWVVEGRLTYDSNGYQWLEYLLQEGEQVCWLSVEEDDQLEVCWLEPISDLEISSTPPQKLTFGGEAYTCREAGSAKMTPSSKTLNRKAQRCQYFDYNGPGNKVLSVEVWDGKVEVTAGERISPTLLTILPGDGRRVYGV
- a CDS encoding polyamine aminopropyltransferase, producing MTLDLLTEVSSFQPLSRSQRLLLLTATAICSGCALAAELLLGTLASYLVGNQALAYGVAVGGFLAAMGIGAYFSRFIGDQGEPAQQQQQLLLAFVQIELLIAPLIVFLPLGLFALFVVSGPLWLGLVLVTGLLGTLAGLEVPLLTRLLEQDEGVRDALSGVLALDYLGALLGSLAFPVLLLPVLGLFPSAAVIGALPAFMVFALGRAFAQSEPKVRAWSYWGLVLGLGLCAFAPVATSLGDRLENTQYNAPIIARIQSPYQRIVLTRQGADVRLFLDGDLQFSTLDEYRYHEALVHPAMSASSTRRRVLLLGAGDGLALREVLKWPEVERVLLIDLDQAVVNLARRHPFLTRVNAGALVDPRVEVQQADAFVAAPALDERFDVIIADFPDPDRETIAKLYAEGFYQRLLPRLAAGGVLVTQASSPFFAPRAFACIAATLQAVGLAVQPYVIDVPSFGPWGFVLASRTPITPTTLQLPVATRFLRQPMLAQLFQLPGDIEIGPVEVNRLAYPIIVRYQDDPRWAAYQ
- a CDS encoding DUF350 domain-containing protein, producing MTTEELEANTMILPTLQKVSETIGWTVIGILLLYGGVRLFDLIDPIDYREEIRKGNLAAGIIMAALITGLAAIVIAVILS